A single window of Sphingobacterium sp. ML3W DNA harbors:
- a CDS encoding thiamine pyrophosphate-dependent enzyme, whose protein sequence is MLETTLDQGSDLSSKLSFDDFRKIIVEDYKVAVESRYVSLLGRKEVLTGKAKFGIFGDGKELAQIAVSKVFQKGDWRSGYYRDQTLAFASGLSTVYHFFSQLYAHPDVEHDPSSAGRQMNCHFSVRVIDKDGNWIDQTKQKNTFSDISTTGGQMARILGLGLASKLYRENPNLSYLKYFSDEGNEVVFCSVGNASTSEGVFFEVVNAAGVKQIPVVISIWDDGYGISVPNEVQTTKGDVSEILKGFQKEEGSNGFEIFKVKGWDYPGLCQTYERAAKYARENHTPCIVHVIELTQPQGHSSSGSHERYKSKERLEWELEHDCIVKMEKWLIDSAIATTEQINAINEEAKDFVKKEQRRAWTDYNKALAIDASQAIDLLSQIDDELVELPLKQLQSLTEPSLKEVYSTVRKVIRELKGKEIAGKSALLAWYKQQQGVNSERYNSKLFTSGLNGPDHVEVIEPRYSSDAKIIDGREILNLCFEENFHRDERLLAFGEDVGKIGDVNQGFAGLQEKFGELRVFDTGIRENSIIGKGIGLAIRGLKPIAEIQYLDYLLYGITVASDDLASLSYRTFGGQKAPVIIRTRGHRLEGIWHSGSPMSMILGTLRGLHVCVPRNMTQAAGMYNTLFRSDEPALVIECLNGYRLKERLPDNIGDFTIPIGYAECVRTGTDITVVSYGSTLRVVEEAAMELDRLGVNIEIIDAQTLQPFDKAHLSAESLKKTNKLLVVDEDVPGGASAFILQQILEEQNGYYLLDSQPRTLSAKAHRPPYGSDGDYFTKPSSDDIVEVVFEMMNESNPDKYPPLF, encoded by the coding sequence ATGTTGGAAACCACATTAGACCAAGGCAGTGATTTAAGTTCGAAATTAAGTTTTGATGACTTTAGAAAAATTATTGTTGAAGATTATAAGGTTGCAGTAGAGAGCAGGTATGTTAGTCTATTGGGACGTAAGGAAGTCTTGACAGGGAAAGCAAAATTTGGGATTTTTGGAGATGGGAAAGAATTGGCACAAATTGCTGTATCTAAAGTTTTTCAAAAGGGTGATTGGCGTTCTGGATATTACAGAGATCAGACATTAGCTTTTGCAAGTGGTCTAAGTACTGTTTATCATTTTTTCTCTCAATTGTATGCTCATCCAGATGTTGAGCATGATCCCTCATCTGCTGGTCGTCAAATGAATTGTCATTTTTCAGTTCGCGTAATAGATAAAGATGGAAATTGGATAGACCAAACTAAGCAAAAAAATACTTTTTCTGATATTTCAACAACAGGTGGACAAATGGCTCGTATTTTGGGTCTCGGTTTGGCATCTAAATTATATAGAGAAAATCCAAATTTATCTTATCTAAAGTACTTTTCGGATGAAGGTAATGAGGTGGTTTTTTGTTCAGTTGGTAATGCTTCCACCTCTGAGGGGGTATTTTTTGAGGTAGTTAATGCTGCTGGTGTAAAACAAATTCCAGTTGTTATTTCTATCTGGGATGATGGTTATGGCATTTCAGTTCCTAATGAGGTGCAAACGACAAAGGGTGATGTTTCTGAAATTCTAAAAGGATTTCAGAAAGAAGAAGGTAGCAACGGTTTTGAAATATTTAAAGTAAAGGGCTGGGACTATCCAGGTCTTTGTCAAACCTATGAACGTGCAGCAAAGTATGCAAGAGAAAATCATACTCCTTGTATTGTACACGTGATTGAATTGACACAGCCTCAGGGGCACTCTTCTTCGGGCTCTCACGAACGGTATAAATCGAAAGAACGATTGGAGTGGGAATTAGAGCACGATTGCATTGTAAAGATGGAGAAGTGGCTTATTGATTCTGCTATTGCTACGACCGAGCAAATAAATGCAATTAATGAGGAAGCAAAGGACTTTGTGAAAAAGGAACAGAGACGTGCTTGGACTGATTATAACAAAGCATTAGCGATTGATGCCTCTCAAGCAATAGATTTATTGAGTCAGATTGATGATGAACTAGTCGAGTTACCTTTGAAACAATTACAGTCCTTAACAGAACCTTCATTAAAGGAAGTATATAGTACTGTACGTAAAGTTATTCGCGAATTGAAAGGAAAAGAAATTGCGGGTAAATCAGCTCTTTTAGCATGGTATAAACAACAGCAAGGCGTAAATTCTGAAAGATATAATTCGAAGTTATTTACATCAGGGTTAAATGGTCCGGATCATGTAGAAGTAATTGAACCACGATATTCTTCAGATGCTAAAATTATTGATGGAAGAGAGATACTTAACCTTTGTTTTGAAGAGAATTTTCATAGAGATGAGCGATTATTGGCATTCGGAGAAGATGTAGGTAAAATCGGGGACGTTAATCAAGGTTTTGCAGGTTTGCAAGAAAAATTTGGAGAGTTGCGTGTATTTGATACTGGAATTAGAGAAAATTCTATTATTGGGAAGGGAATTGGTTTGGCAATTAGAGGCCTCAAACCTATTGCTGAAATCCAGTATTTAGATTATCTACTCTATGGTATTACTGTTGCTAGTGATGATTTAGCGAGTTTGAGTTATCGGACTTTTGGAGGGCAGAAAGCTCCTGTAATCATTCGCACACGAGGCCATCGTCTAGAAGGAATCTGGCATTCAGGATCTCCTATGTCTATGATTTTAGGAACATTGAGAGGTTTACATGTTTGTGTACCACGCAATATGACTCAAGCTGCGGGTATGTATAATACATTATTTAGATCGGATGAGCCAGCTCTTGTTATTGAATGTTTAAACGGTTATCGACTAAAGGAACGCTTGCCAGATAATATAGGAGATTTTACAATTCCAATAGGATATGCAGAGTGTGTCAGAACTGGTACTGATATTACGGTCGTTTCATATGGTTCTACTTTGCGTGTAGTGGAAGAAGCTGCCATGGAATTGGATAGATTAGGTGTAAATATAGAGATTATTGATGCTCAAACCTTACAACCTTTTGATAAGGCACATTTGAGTGCAGAATCATTAAAAAAGACAAACAAATTATTGGTTGTAGATGAGGATGTACCAGGGGGAGCCTCAGCATTTATATTGCAACAGATCCTAGAAGAACAGAATGGTTATTATCTATTGGACAGTCAACCCCGTACTTTAAGTGCAAAAGCACATAGACCTCCATATGGATCAGATGGCGATTATTTCACGAAGCCTTCCAGTGATGATATAGTAGAAGTTGTATTTGAAATGATGAATGAAAGTAATCCAGATAAATATCCCCCACTATTTTAG
- the aroC gene encoding chorismate synthase → MAGNSFGDLFRISTFGESHGKAIGVILDGCPPNIAIDEDFIQSELDKRKPGQSKITTQRKESDTAQILSGVFEGKSTGTPIAILIPNEDQRSKDYSHIKDIFRPSHADYTYHMKYGHRDYRGGGRSSARETAARVAAGAIAKLFLKQNGIEIFAHVSGVGKLESPNLDTKDLSALLDLRESNIARCADPATANEMVAFIDSVRKSGDTVGGRISTIIRNVPIGLGEPVFDKLHADLAKAMMSINAVHGFEYGSGFAGSELLGSEHNDLFISEDNDIHRTKTHTNFSGGIQGGISNGMDITFKTAFKPVATIMRDQQTIDANGNEAIVQGKGRHDPCVVSRAVIIVEAMAALVIADHLLKQSSYKNVR, encoded by the coding sequence ATGGCAGGAAATTCATTTGGCGATTTATTTAGAATTAGCACTTTTGGGGAATCTCACGGAAAAGCGATTGGTGTTATTTTAGATGGTTGTCCTCCAAATATAGCTATTGATGAGGATTTTATCCAATCAGAATTGGACAAACGCAAGCCTGGTCAATCAAAAATAACCACACAACGGAAAGAAAGTGATACTGCTCAAATTCTTTCTGGTGTGTTTGAAGGTAAATCAACGGGCACACCTATTGCGATACTGATTCCTAACGAAGATCAACGCTCTAAAGACTATTCACATATAAAAGATATCTTTAGACCTTCCCATGCAGATTACACATACCATATGAAGTATGGTCATCGTGATTATCGCGGTGGTGGTCGCTCTTCAGCACGAGAAACGGCTGCGCGGGTAGCGGCAGGAGCTATAGCTAAATTATTTTTAAAACAAAATGGCATAGAGATTTTTGCACACGTTTCTGGTGTTGGTAAACTTGAATCACCAAATCTGGATACCAAAGACTTATCTGCATTATTAGATTTACGAGAATCTAATATAGCAAGGTGTGCTGACCCCGCAACAGCTAATGAAATGGTTGCTTTCATTGATTCTGTTCGCAAATCTGGAGACACGGTTGGCGGACGCATTTCCACAATAATTAGAAATGTACCTATTGGTTTAGGTGAACCAGTCTTCGATAAACTTCATGCAGATTTGGCTAAAGCGATGATGAGCATCAATGCTGTACATGGTTTTGAATATGGTTCTGGTTTTGCAGGATCCGAATTATTAGGCTCAGAACACAATGACCTTTTTATATCGGAGGATAATGATATTCACCGTACAAAAACTCATACTAATTTCTCAGGAGGAATACAAGGAGGAATTTCAAATGGAATGGACATCACCTTTAAAACAGCTTTTAAGCCTGTTGCTACCATTATGAGAGATCAACAAACTATTGACGCTAATGGCAACGAAGCAATAGTCCAAGGAAAAGGTAGGCATGATCCTTGTGTCGTTTCACGCGCCGTTATTATTGTTGAGGCAATGGCTGCATTAGTAATTGCTGATCATTTATTAAAACAATCTAGTTACAAAAATGTCAGATAA
- a CDS encoding ROK family protein encodes MSDKSEFILGVDIGGTHISAALVNKSTWKIVSNNVVRNHVFSQESAKSIFLSWADTINNCIKATALPINYIGIAMPGPFDYENGISLISGQSKYDALYQMNVKTPLAVLIGIPEKNIHFINDAAAFLQGEVFAQKLNTHERVLGITLGTGLGSAVWNKGDKSFDANLWDTPYENSIFEEYLVTRWFIRRFKELTELEVSGLKQIINEHTNNPAFSIICKEYASHLVDFLRFFSEKYNCTNFIIGGNIAKALPILLKDKQDQLNSFTIKTATLGEEAAIIGAAAQFS; translated from the coding sequence ATGTCAGATAAAAGTGAATTCATTTTAGGTGTAGATATTGGTGGTACACATATTAGTGCTGCATTAGTTAATAAATCGACTTGGAAAATTGTTTCTAATAACGTGGTGAGAAACCACGTTTTTTCGCAAGAAAGTGCTAAATCGATTTTTCTATCTTGGGCAGACACAATCAATAACTGTATAAAAGCTACAGCTCTTCCTATAAATTATATCGGCATTGCAATGCCTGGTCCCTTCGATTATGAAAATGGTATTTCACTCATTTCAGGTCAAAGCAAATATGATGCATTATATCAGATGAACGTGAAAACCCCATTGGCAGTTCTAATCGGTATTCCCGAAAAAAATATTCATTTCATTAACGATGCGGCAGCTTTTCTACAAGGTGAAGTCTTTGCTCAAAAACTAAATACACATGAAAGGGTATTAGGAATAACATTGGGGACAGGATTAGGTTCTGCAGTCTGGAACAAAGGAGATAAGTCGTTTGATGCTAATCTATGGGATACCCCGTATGAAAATTCGATCTTTGAAGAATACCTTGTAACGAGATGGTTTATAAGGCGCTTTAAGGAGCTCACTGAGCTAGAAGTTTCAGGACTTAAGCAAATCATCAATGAACACACAAATAATCCAGCATTTAGCATTATTTGTAAAGAATACGCATCGCACCTTGTTGATTTCTTGCGTTTTTTTAGTGAAAAATATAATTGTACGAATTTTATAATAGGAGGAAATATTGCGAAAGCACTACCAATACTCTTAAAAGACAAACAAGATCAGCTAAACTCCTTTACAATAAAAACAGCAACTTTAGGTGAAGAAGCTGCTATTATTGGTGCGGCAGCACAGTTCTCTTAG